The proteins below come from a single Serratia ficaria genomic window:
- a CDS encoding DUF423 domain-containing protein: MSSRSMLIFAAISGFVFVALGAFGAHVLSGTLGANEMAWIRTGLEYQGFHTLTILALAVAMQRRVSLWFYWSGALLALGTVLFSGSLYCLALSHLKVWVYITPVGGVCFLIGWVLMLIGALRLRKKAERHE; this comes from the coding sequence ATGAGCAGCCGTTCCATGCTGATTTTTGCCGCCATCAGCGGCTTTGTGTTTGTCGCGCTGGGCGCGTTCGGCGCGCACGTATTAAGCGGTACGCTCGGCGCCAATGAAATGGCCTGGATCCGCACCGGCCTGGAATATCAGGGCTTTCATACCCTGACCATCCTGGCGTTGGCGGTGGCGATGCAGCGCCGCGTGAGCCTGTGGTTCTACTGGAGCGGGGCGCTGTTGGCGCTCGGCACCGTTTTGTTCAGCGGCAGTCTGTACTGTCTGGCGCTGTCGCACCTGAAGGTCTGGGTCTATATCACGCCGGTTGGCGGCGTATGTTTCCTGATTGGCTGGGTATTGATGTTGATTGGCGCTTTGCGTCTGAGGAAAAAGGCCGAGCGCCATGAATAA
- the csdA gene encoding cysteine desulfurase CsdA: MTPFNPSIFRQQFPALAQDGIYLDSAATALKPQAVIDATQQFYRDDAATVHRSQHRAAQDLTARFEHARSQVAALINAPSADDIVWTRGTTEAINLVAQSYARPRLQPGDEILVSEAEHHANLIPWLMVAEQTGARVVKLPIGADRLPDLSLLPALLTDNTRLLALGQMSNVTGGCPALAQAISLAHDAGARVMIDGAQGIVHCPADVQRLDIDFYAFSGHKLYGPTGIGALYGKSDLLAQMAPWQGGGKMLLQASFDGFTPQKPPHRFEAGTPNIAGVLGLAAALSWLGGQDLAAAEAYSRGLADQAEQRLARLPGFRSFRCSGSSLLAFDIAGVHHSDIVTLLAEQGIALRAGQHCAQPLMTALGVSGTLRASFAPYNSRQDVDALVAALVNAIDLLAD; encoded by the coding sequence ATGACGCCTTTTAACCCCAGCATTTTTCGCCAGCAGTTTCCCGCCCTCGCGCAGGACGGGATCTACCTGGACAGCGCCGCCACCGCGTTAAAACCGCAGGCGGTGATCGACGCCACGCAGCAATTTTACCGCGACGACGCCGCGACCGTGCACCGCAGCCAGCACCGGGCGGCGCAAGATCTGACCGCCCGTTTTGAGCACGCGCGCAGCCAGGTGGCCGCACTGATCAATGCGCCTTCGGCCGATGACATTGTCTGGACGCGCGGCACCACCGAGGCGATCAACCTGGTGGCGCAGAGCTATGCGCGCCCGCGTCTGCAGCCGGGCGACGAAATTCTGGTGAGCGAAGCCGAGCACCACGCCAACCTGATCCCCTGGCTGATGGTGGCGGAACAAACCGGCGCCCGGGTGGTGAAGCTGCCGATCGGCGCCGATCGCCTGCCGGACCTGAGCCTGCTGCCCGCCTTGCTCACCGACAACACGCGCCTGCTGGCGCTGGGGCAGATGTCCAACGTCACCGGCGGCTGCCCGGCGCTGGCGCAGGCCATCTCTCTGGCCCACGACGCAGGCGCGCGCGTGATGATCGACGGCGCCCAGGGCATCGTGCACTGCCCGGCCGACGTTCAGCGGCTCGATATCGATTTCTACGCCTTCTCCGGCCACAAACTCTATGGCCCGACCGGCATCGGCGCGCTGTATGGCAAAAGTGACCTGCTGGCGCAGATGGCGCCCTGGCAGGGCGGCGGCAAAATGCTGCTCCAGGCGTCGTTTGACGGCTTTACGCCGCAAAAACCCCCGCACCGCTTCGAAGCCGGCACGCCGAACATCGCCGGCGTGCTGGGGTTGGCCGCCGCGCTGAGCTGGTTGGGCGGCCAGGATCTGGCGGCTGCCGAGGCCTACAGCCGCGGCCTGGCGGACCAGGCCGAACAGCGGCTGGCGCGGCTGCCTGGCTTTCGCAGCTTCCGCTGTTCAGGCTCCAGCCTGCTGGCGTTCGATATCGCCGGCGTCCACCACAGCGATATCGTCACGCTGCTGGCGGAACAGGGCATCGCGCTGCGCGCGGGCCAGCACTGCGCCCAGCCGCTGATGACCGCGTTGGGCGTCAGCGGCACCCTGCGCGCCTCCTTTGCGCCCTATAATTCTCGGCAGGACGTCGACGCGCTGGTGGCCGCACTGGTCAACGCCATCGACCTGCTGGCCGACTGA
- the queF gene encoding NADPH-dependent 7-cyano-7-deazaguanine reductase QueF (Catalyzes the NADPH-dependent reduction of 7-cyano-7-deazaguanine (preQ0) to 7-aminomethyl-7-deazaguanine (preQ1) in queuosine biosynthesis) — protein MSSYQDHQALSELTLGKPTAYRDSYDAALLQAVPRSMNREPLGLSADSLPFHGADIWTLYELSWLNANGLPQVAVGEISLNADSLNLIESKSFKLYLNSFNQTPFADRESVRATLQRDLSACAQGEVSVTLFSVEQLEGSAIARLEGECIDHQDIRIDNYEFNADYLQNAAGAEVVEERLVSHLLKSNCLITHQPDWGSVQIHYRGGKLDREALLRYLVSFRHHNEFHEQCVERIFNDLMRYCRPQSLTVYARYTRRGGLDINPWRSNVDFSPAHGRLARQ, from the coding sequence ATGTCCTCATATCAAGACCACCAGGCCCTGTCGGAACTGACGCTGGGCAAACCCACCGCCTATCGCGACAGCTACGACGCCGCTCTGCTGCAGGCGGTGCCGCGCAGCATGAACCGCGAGCCGCTGGGTTTGTCCGCCGACAGCCTGCCGTTCCACGGCGCGGACATCTGGACGCTGTATGAGCTCTCCTGGCTGAACGCCAACGGGCTGCCGCAGGTGGCGGTGGGCGAAATCAGCCTCAACGCCGACAGCCTCAACCTGATCGAATCCAAGAGCTTCAAGCTGTATCTCAACAGCTTCAACCAAACGCCGTTTGCCGACCGGGAAAGCGTGCGCGCCACGCTGCAGCGCGATTTGTCCGCCTGCGCCCAGGGAGAGGTGAGCGTCACCCTGTTCAGCGTCGAACAGCTCGAAGGCAGCGCTATCGCCCGCCTGGAGGGAGAATGCATCGACCACCAGGACATTCGCATCGATAACTATGAGTTCAACGCCGACTACCTGCAGAACGCCGCGGGCGCCGAGGTGGTGGAAGAACGGCTGGTCAGCCATCTGCTGAAATCCAACTGCCTGATCACCCATCAGCCGGACTGGGGTTCGGTGCAAATCCATTATCGCGGCGGGAAACTCGACCGCGAGGCGCTGCTGCGCTATCTGGTGTCCTTCCGCCATCACAATGAATTCCACGAACAGTGCGTCGAACGCATCTTCAACGATCTGATGCGCTATTGCCGCCCGCAGAGCCTGACGGTGTACGCCCGCTACACCCGCCGCGGCGGGCTGGACATCAATCCGTGGCGCAGCAACGTCGACTTCTCGCCCGCGCACGGCCGCCTGGCGCGCCAATAA
- the rlmM gene encoding 23S rRNA (cytidine(2498)-2'-O)-methyltransferase RlmM produces MNKIALYCRPGFEKECAAEITDKAAQLEVFGFARVKDNSGYVLFECYQPDDADRLAREIPFRELIFARQMLVVGELLRDLPPEDRVSPIVGMLIGVVDRGGELRVEVPDTNESKELMKFCRKLTVPLRAAMREQKVLMARENPTRPVVHVFFIAPGCCYVGYSFSNNNSPFYMGIPRLRFPSDAPSRSTLKLEEAFHVFIPADEWDERLASGMHAVDLGACPGGWTYQLVKRSMMVHSVDNGPMAPSLMETGQVTHHRADGFKFEPTSSKIYWLVCDMVEKPAKVTSLMIQWLVKGWCREAIFNLKLPMKKRYEEVSQNLQSIREALAAAGISAEVHAKQLYHDREEITVHVRRMWSAVPGRRDERD; encoded by the coding sequence ATGAATAAGATTGCGTTGTACTGCCGCCCCGGCTTTGAGAAAGAGTGCGCGGCGGAAATTACCGACAAGGCAGCCCAGCTGGAAGTTTTCGGCTTTGCCCGAGTGAAAGACAACAGCGGCTACGTGCTGTTTGAATGTTATCAGCCGGATGACGCCGACCGTCTGGCGCGGGAAATCCCGTTCCGCGAGCTGATTTTCGCCCGCCAGATGCTGGTGGTGGGGGAGCTGCTGCGTGACCTGCCGCCGGAAGATCGGGTATCGCCGATCGTCGGCATGCTGATCGGCGTGGTCGATCGCGGCGGCGAGCTGCGGGTGGAAGTGCCGGACACCAACGAAAGCAAAGAGCTGATGAAGTTCTGCCGCAAGCTGACGGTGCCGCTGCGCGCCGCGATGCGCGAACAGAAAGTGCTGATGGCGCGTGAGAACCCGACGCGCCCGGTGGTGCACGTGTTCTTTATCGCCCCGGGGTGCTGCTACGTCGGCTATTCCTTCAGCAACAACAACTCGCCGTTCTATATGGGCATTCCGCGCCTGCGCTTCCCGTCGGATGCGCCGAGCCGCTCCACCCTGAAGCTGGAAGAGGCGTTTCACGTCTTCATTCCCGCCGACGAGTGGGACGAACGCCTGGCCAGCGGCATGCACGCGGTCGATCTGGGCGCCTGCCCGGGCGGCTGGACCTATCAGCTGGTGAAGCGCAGCATGATGGTGCACTCGGTGGATAACGGCCCGATGGCGCCGAGCCTGATGGAGACCGGACAGGTCACCCACCACCGCGCCGACGGTTTTAAATTCGAACCGACCAGCAGCAAAATTTACTGGCTGGTGTGCGACATGGTGGAAAAACCGGCCAAGGTGACCAGCCTGATGATCCAGTGGCTGGTGAAAGGCTGGTGCCGTGAAGCCATCTTCAACCTGAAGCTGCCGATGAAAAAGCGTTACGAGGAAGTGTCGCAGAACCTGCAGAGCATCCGCGAAGCGCTGGCGGCGGCGGGCATCAGCGCCGAGGTGCATGCCAAGCAGCTGTATCACGATCGCGAAGAGATCACCGTGCACGTGCGCCGCATGTGGTCGGCCGTTCCCGGCCGGCGCGACGAGCGCGACTGA
- a CDS encoding YgdI/YgdR family lipoprotein, which yields MKKTAAVISALMLTFTLAACSSNYVMHTNDGRTIVADGKPKVDNDTGMISYQDANGVEQQINRADVKEMVESDQ from the coding sequence ATGAAGAAAACAGCCGCAGTTATCTCTGCCCTGATGCTTACGTTCACTCTGGCAGCCTGCTCCAGCAACTACGTGATGCATACCAATGACGGCCGCACCATTGTCGCTGACGGCAAACCTAAAGTGGACAACGACACCGGCATGATCAGCTATCAGGACGCCAACGGCGTTGAGCAGCAGATCAACCGTGCCGACGTGAAAGAAATGGTCGAAAGCGACCAGTAA
- the ppnN gene encoding nucleotide 5'-monophosphate nucleosidase PpnN gives MITHISPLGSMDLLSQLEVDMLKRTASSDLYRLFRNCSLAVLNSGSQTDNSKQLLSRYETFDINVLRRERGVKLELVNPPEDAFVDGRIIRSLQANLFAVLRDILFVHGQIDSAGSFQHLNLENSAHITNLVFSILRNARALHLDEDPNMVVCWGGHSINENEYLYARKVGSQLGLRELNICTGCGPGAMEAPMKGAAVGHAQQRYHNSRFIGMTEPSIIAAEPPNPLVNELVIMPDIEKRLEAFVRIAHGIIIFPGGVGTAEELLYLLGILMNPENSEQVLPLILTGPKESADYFRVLDEFIMNTLGDEARRHYSIIIDDPAEVARQMKKAMPLVKENRRNTGDAYSFNWSIRIAPDLQLPFEPTHENMANLNLYPDQPAEQLAAALRRAFSGIVAGNVKENGIHAIEQFGPYKLHGEPQMMKQMDSLLQGFVAQHRMKLPGSAYVPCYEIVA, from the coding sequence TTGATTACACACATCAGCCCGCTTGGCTCTATGGATTTGTTGTCGCAGCTGGAAGTAGACATGCTGAAGCGCACCGCCAGCAGCGACCTGTACCGCCTGTTCCGCAACTGTTCGCTGGCCGTGTTGAACTCCGGCAGCCAGACCGACAACAGCAAACAGCTGTTGTCCCGCTATGAAACCTTTGATATCAACGTGCTGCGCCGCGAGCGCGGGGTGAAGCTGGAGCTGGTCAACCCGCCGGAAGACGCTTTCGTCGACGGCCGCATTATCCGCTCGCTGCAGGCCAACCTGTTCGCCGTGCTGCGCGACATCCTGTTCGTGCACGGCCAGATCGACAGCGCCGGCAGTTTCCAGCACCTGAACCTGGAAAACTCGGCCCATATCACCAACCTGGTGTTCTCCATCCTGCGCAATGCCCGCGCGCTGCATCTGGACGAAGATCCCAACATGGTGGTGTGCTGGGGCGGCCACTCGATCAACGAAAACGAATACCTCTATGCGCGCAAGGTCGGCAGCCAGCTGGGCCTGCGCGAGCTGAACATCTGCACCGGCTGCGGGCCGGGCGCGATGGAAGCGCCGATGAAGGGCGCGGCGGTCGGCCATGCGCAGCAGCGCTACCACAACAGCCGCTTTATCGGCATGACCGAACCTTCGATCATCGCCGCCGAGCCGCCTAACCCGCTGGTCAACGAGCTGGTGATCATGCCGGACATCGAAAAGCGCCTGGAGGCCTTCGTGCGCATCGCCCACGGCATCATCATCTTCCCGGGCGGCGTCGGCACGGCGGAAGAGTTGCTGTACCTGCTGGGCATCCTGATGAATCCGGAGAACAGCGAGCAGGTGCTGCCGCTGATCCTGACCGGGCCGAAAGAGAGCGCCGATTACTTCCGCGTGCTGGATGAGTTCATCATGAATACGCTGGGCGACGAGGCACGCCGCCACTACAGCATCATCATCGATGACCCGGCGGAGGTGGCGCGTCAGATGAAAAAAGCCATGCCGTTGGTGAAGGAAAACCGCCGCAACACCGGCGACGCCTACAGCTTCAACTGGTCGATCCGCATCGCGCCGGATCTGCAGCTGCCATTCGAGCCGACCCATGAAAACATGGCCAATCTCAACCTGTACCCGGATCAACCGGCGGAGCAGCTGGCCGCTGCGCTGCGGCGCGCGTTCTCCGGCATCGTGGCCGGCAACGTGAAGGAAAACGGCATTCACGCCATCGAGCAGTTCGGCCCTTACAAGCTGCACGGCGAACCGCAGATGATGAAGCAAATGGACAGCCTGCTGCAGGGCTTCGTCGCCCAGCACCGCATGAAGCTGCCGGGCAGCGCCTACGTGCCCTGCTATGAAATCGTAGCCTGA
- the csdE gene encoding cysteine desulfurase sulfur acceptor subunit CsdE: protein MIAPHPFGREITAEALIAAFTAQKQWEDRYRQLIMLAKRLPPLPEALRDTEIELSGCENRVWLGHQRLADGTLHFYGDSEGRIVRGLLAVLLTAVEGKTPQQITALDPLALFEQLNLRNQLSATRASGLAALAAGVQTIAARYA, encoded by the coding sequence ATGATAGCCCCCCACCCCTTTGGCCGTGAAATCACCGCCGAGGCGCTGATCGCCGCCTTTACCGCGCAAAAGCAGTGGGAAGATCGCTATCGCCAACTGATTATGCTGGCGAAGCGGCTGCCGCCGCTGCCGGAGGCGCTGCGGGATACGGAAATAGAGCTGAGCGGCTGTGAGAACCGGGTGTGGCTGGGGCATCAGCGGCTGGCCGACGGCACGCTGCACTTCTACGGCGACAGCGAAGGCCGCATCGTGCGCGGCCTGCTGGCGGTATTGCTGACCGCGGTGGAAGGCAAAACGCCGCAGCAGATTACGGCGCTGGATCCGCTGGCGCTGTTCGAGCAATTGAACTTGCGCAACCAGCTCAGCGCCACCCGCGCCAGCGGGCTGGCGGCGCTGGCCGCCGGCGTGCAGACGATCGCCGCCCGCTACGCCTGA
- the xni gene encoding flap endonuclease Xni, whose protein sequence is MMIHLLIVDALNLIRRIHAVQGSPCVNACRHALAQLIQHSRPTHAVAVFDEDDRSESWRHQILPDYKAGRSPMPENLQQEMPQLRRAFAELGVASWHSPGNEADDLAATLTAKIAGGGHQVTIVSTDKGYCQLLAPQVQIRDYFQKRWLDLPFVQQEFGVSPQQLPDYWGLAGIGSSKIPGVAGIGPKTAVLLLQQRGSLDGLYQELEQVPEKWRGKLQKHRELAYISKRVATLRTDLTLDGNLQQLRLPIN, encoded by the coding sequence ATGATGATACATCTACTGATTGTCGACGCCCTGAACCTCATCCGCCGCATCCACGCGGTGCAGGGTTCCCCCTGCGTGAACGCCTGCCGGCATGCGCTCGCGCAGCTGATTCAGCACAGCCGGCCGACGCACGCGGTGGCGGTGTTCGACGAAGACGACCGCAGCGAGAGCTGGCGCCACCAAATCCTGCCCGACTACAAGGCCGGCCGCTCGCCGATGCCGGAGAACCTGCAGCAGGAAATGCCGCAGCTGCGCCGGGCGTTCGCCGAACTGGGCGTCGCCAGCTGGCATTCGCCGGGCAACGAAGCGGACGATCTGGCGGCCACGCTGACGGCGAAAATCGCCGGCGGCGGCCATCAGGTCACCATCGTTTCCACCGACAAAGGCTACTGCCAACTGCTGGCGCCGCAGGTGCAGATCCGCGATTACTTTCAGAAACGCTGGCTGGACCTGCCGTTTGTCCAACAGGAATTCGGCGTTTCACCGCAGCAGCTGCCGGATTATTGGGGGCTGGCGGGTATCGGCAGCAGCAAGATCCCCGGCGTAGCCGGCATCGGCCCCAAAACGGCGGTGTTGTTGTTGCAACAGCGGGGAAGTCTGGATGGGCTGTACCAGGAACTGGAGCAGGTGCCGGAGAAGTGGCGCGGCAAACTGCAAAAACACCGCGAGCTGGCTTATATCAGCAAACGGGTCGCCACGTTGCGTACCGACCTGACGCTGGACGGCAACCTGCAGCAGCTGCGTTTGCCGATAAACTAA
- a CDS encoding transcriptional regulator GcvA codes for MSKRLPPLNALRVFDAAARHLSFTKAAEELFVTQAAVSHQIKSLEDFLGLKLFRRRNRSLLLTEEGQSYYLDIKEIFSSINEATRKLQARSAKGALTVSLPPSFAIQWLVPRLSGFNSAYPGIDVRIQAVDREEDKLADDVDVAIFYGRGNWPGLRAERLYAEYLLPVCSPSLLAGDHPLKVTDDLAYHTLLHDTSRRDWLAYTRQLGLQHINVQQGPIFSHSAMVVQAAVHGQGVALVNNVMAQTEIEAGRLVCPFNDVLVSKNAFYLVCHDSQAELGKIAAFRQWILARAASEQEKFRFRYEQ; via the coding sequence ATGTCTAAACGCTTACCCCCCCTTAATGCGCTGCGCGTTTTCGATGCGGCCGCCCGTCATCTGAGCTTTACCAAAGCGGCTGAGGAGCTGTTTGTGACCCAGGCCGCGGTGAGCCACCAGATCAAGTCGCTGGAGGATTTTCTCGGCCTGAAGCTGTTCCGGCGCCGCAACCGTTCGCTGTTGCTGACGGAGGAAGGGCAAAGCTACTACCTCGACATCAAGGAAATCTTTTCCTCGATCAACGAGGCGACGCGCAAGCTGCAGGCGCGCAGCGCCAAAGGGGCGCTGACCGTCAGTTTGCCGCCCAGTTTCGCCATTCAGTGGCTGGTGCCGAGACTCTCCGGCTTTAACTCAGCTTATCCGGGCATCGACGTGCGCATCCAGGCGGTGGACCGCGAAGAAGACAAGCTGGCGGACGACGTCGACGTGGCGATTTTCTATGGCCGCGGCAACTGGCCGGGGTTGCGCGCCGAGCGTCTGTATGCGGAATATCTGCTGCCGGTGTGTTCGCCGAGCCTGTTGGCCGGCGATCATCCGTTAAAAGTGACGGACGATCTGGCTTATCATACGCTGCTGCATGATACTTCCCGCCGCGACTGGCTGGCCTATACCCGCCAACTGGGGCTGCAGCACATCAACGTGCAGCAGGGGCCGATCTTCAGCCACAGCGCCATGGTGGTGCAGGCGGCGGTGCATGGCCAGGGCGTGGCGCTGGTGAATAACGTGATGGCGCAAACCGAAATCGAGGCCGGGCGCCTGGTGTGTCCCTTCAATGATGTGCTGGTCAGTAAAAATGCTTTTTATCTGGTATGTCATGACAGCCAGGCAGAACTGGGTAAAATAGCCGCCTTCCGCCAGTGGATCCTGGCGCGGGCAGCCAGCGAGCAGGAGAAATTCCGCTTTCGCTACGAACAATAA